The following are encoded in a window of Corynebacterium marinum DSM 44953 genomic DNA:
- a CDS encoding sigma-70 family RNA polymerase sigma factor, with amino-acid sequence MSDIELASRFEEEALPLLDQLYGGALRMTRNPADAEDLVQETYLKAFKAFDSYRPGTNLKAWLYRIMTNTYINVYRKRQRQPVQAPTEVISDYQLYTTSSHDSTGLESAEVAALKNMPDGKIAEAMNQLSEDYRMVVYYADVEGLAYKEIAEIMGTPIGTVMSRLHRGRKQLRQLLKGVAHEQGIGLNHPDMDITTREESKK; translated from the coding sequence ATGTCGGACATCGAGCTCGCCTCCCGTTTCGAGGAGGAGGCACTGCCCCTGCTCGACCAGCTCTACGGCGGTGCCCTGCGCATGACGCGCAACCCCGCTGACGCAGAGGATCTTGTGCAGGAGACCTACCTTAAAGCGTTCAAGGCCTTCGATTCCTACCGGCCGGGGACCAACCTCAAGGCCTGGCTGTACCGGATCATGACGAACACCTACATCAACGTCTACCGGAAGCGCCAGCGTCAACCCGTGCAGGCGCCGACCGAGGTGATCAGCGACTACCAGCTGTACACCACCAGTTCGCACGACTCCACGGGGCTGGAATCGGCTGAGGTCGCCGCGCTGAAGAACATGCCGGACGGCAAGATCGCCGAGGCCATGAACCAGTTGTCCGAGGACTACCGCATGGTCGTCTACTACGCGGACGTCGAGGGCCTGGCCTACAAGGAGATAGCCGAAATCATGGGCACTCCCATCGGCACGGTGATGAGCCGCCTGCACCGGGGAAGAAAACAGCTGCGCCAGTTGTTGAAAGGGGTGGCACATGAACAGGGGATCGGTCTCAACCACCCCGACATGGACATCACTACCCGGGAAGAGAGCAAGAAGTGA
- the rsrA gene encoding mycothiol system anti-sigma-R factor — translation MKETCGYSCDEIQAQLCTLLDPGTSPEQARALLDSIAECPTCYGRLESEREIRAILQRCCTAEAAAPASLRQRISMQIRVTRFQG, via the coding sequence GTGAAGGAAACCTGCGGATACAGCTGCGACGAGATTCAGGCCCAGCTCTGCACGCTCCTGGACCCCGGCACTTCCCCGGAGCAGGCGCGCGCGCTGTTGGACTCCATCGCCGAGTGCCCCACATGCTACGGCCGGCTGGAGTCGGAGCGTGAGATCCGGGCGATCCTGCAGCGCTGCTGCACCGCGGAGGCCGCGGCACCGGCGAGCCTGCGCCAGCGGATCTCCATGCAGATCAGGGTGACCCGCTTCCAGGGTTAG
- a CDS encoding 50S ribosomal protein bL37, which translates to MSKRGSKRRARRKKSANHGKRPNS; encoded by the coding sequence ATGAGCAAGCGTGGTAGCAAGCGTCGTGCCCGTCGCAAGAAGAGCGCGAACCACGGTAAGCGCCCGAACTCCTAA
- a CDS encoding WhiB family transcriptional regulator, with protein sequence MSDWRHEAICRDEDPELFFPVGNSGPALTQIAKAKIVCNRCPVTSQCLKWALETGQDAGVWGGMSEDERRALKRRNSRGRGRTRVAV encoded by the coding sequence ATGTCTGATTGGCGCCACGAAGCAATCTGCCGCGACGAGGATCCGGAACTCTTCTTCCCCGTCGGCAACTCCGGCCCTGCCCTCACCCAGATCGCCAAGGCCAAGATCGTCTGCAACCGCTGCCCCGTCACCTCCCAGTGCCTCAAGTGGGCCCTCGAAACCGGCCAGGACGCCGGCGTCTGGGGCGGCATGTCCGAGGACGAGCGACGCGCCCTCAAGCGCCGCAACTCCCGTGGCCGCGGCCGCACCCGCGTCGCAGTTTAG